The genomic window GTGCAACAGGTGACGACAGCGGTAGCAGAGGCTATACCCAAGGCAAGAACCACTGGGATGTACCGATGATCAGAGAAGAACCGTTAACGGCGACCAACAACAAGGTGACCTATCGAGAGGCACTGCCTTTTTGGGGTGTCTTGTGTGGGTTGCTGACGATTCTGTATGGTCCTCTGCTAGCTCACTGGTATGACGGCTGGCTGAACAAGAGCATCAGTATCGAGCACGAATACTTCAGCCACGGTCTGATCGGCTTGCCCTTTGCCGCCTATATCGTTTGGGAACAGCGAGATCACTGGGCAGCATTGCCAGAGAATCGACGCTTTGATCCAGCTCAGTTATTTGGTCTGGGATTACTAGGGTTAGGAGCCATCCTCTACTTAGGGCGAATTCCCGAGAGCGTGGACCTGTCGCTGCCGGTTATCCTGGCAGGCCTGTGTCTGGCCTTGAAGGGCTGGCCAGGCCTTAAGCTGCAGGCGTTTCCACTACTCCTGGTATTTCTGTCAACGCCAACCCCAGTCCCCTACTTGATTGAGCCCTACATCTTGCCATTGCAGAGCTTTATTGCCAGTTGTGCAGGTTATATCCTACGCCACACCGGCCTTGACATAACGGTTTCAGGCATTTACCTGCTAGTGGGCAACCGCACGGTGGAGGTTGCGCCCCACTGCGCGGGGCTCAAAATGCTATTCACCAGCGTCTATGTCAGCTTGATGCTGCTCTATTGGACGGGTGCTTGGCGGAACCGCAGCCGCTGGTTTCTGTATTCCCTGAGTGCTGCTGCTATCAGTGTGATCGCCAATATTCTGCGCAACACGGCTTTAACTTTCTTTCACGGAACAGGTCAGGAAGCAGCCTTTCACTGGTTGCACGATGGCTGGGGCGGAGATTTATATTCAGCAGCAATGTTGGGTCTGTTAGTTGTAATCGTGCATGGGTATGAGCAATGGTTTCCTTGGCAAAACGCTTCGCCCAACCCTCAAAGCTAGTAGTGCTGGCTTTGCTACTGGTAATCTGCCTGGTTGGGGCACTGCCTGAGTATCGAACTGGTCATTGGGGCTGGCAGACCACGCCAACAACGCCTGTGCTGAAGCGCCTACAACATTTTAGTAAGCAGGGCTTGACGATACCGGGCTGGCAGAGCTCCCCTCCTTCTCCAGCCGAGATCGGCGGACAGAAGTGGCTCGTTCAGAAACTATCATCACTAAGCTCAGGGCAAGAGGCGCTACTGTTGCTGTTGCCTCAGCGGGCTCTAGAGGACAAACCACGTGTGGAATGGATGGATTTAGAGGGGGTCCAGAGCTGGACAACCGATAGCCTCAGCGAGCGACCCTTGTCGGCAGGCAGCCGGGTTCAAGCTCGCTATCTGCGGGGTTGGAACTCTCAGGCAACCAATGCAGTGCTCGAATGGTATGCTTGGCCCGATGGGGGAGCCCCTCAGCTTTCGAGCTGGTTCTGGGCAGACTTGCGTGCCCGTTTGGCAAGACAGCGTCAGCCTTGGGTTGCAATTGCAATCGTGGTTCCTATTGAGCCGTTAGCAGCGATTGAGCCGCTTTGGCCAGAGTTATCTCAACTCGGTGACACAGTTCAAAAAGCGTTTGAGCGTGAGTATTTTCAGGCTGCCGCTTAAGTTTTCTTAGAGAGTTTTGCTAGAGCGGTTATCGGTTAGGCCGATGCATCAACTAATGAGCCTTAAATCTGTTGATATGAGCAAAACTAAGTCCATCCCTCAAGCGAATCGATTAGTGGAGCATGTAGGCAAGGCTTTCATCATTGCCTACAAAGAATCGACTCAGCTTCTGGAAAATGCTCTGCGTCAGGAGGGGTTCGATTGTGAAGTTTTACGCCAGGAAGACAAGCCAGAGTTCCAACAGTTTTCTCGCAGTTATTTATGTCTAATGAATCACTGCCGGGCTTGGGAGCGAGCCACTCAGGCAGAGCAGAAGTTGACGCTAATTGTTGAGGCAGATTTTGTCCCAGTTGTGGGATTAGGCCATTTGCCAGTGCCTTTTCATCCTCAGCAGTCGAATGCTGGCATTGCCTGGCTTTATACTTGTGCTCCTCAGGTTTATAGTGTCTCTAAGGAAGGTTACGCCGAGGGCTACTCCACCTCAATGGTGGCTTACCTAGTTACCCCTCAGAGTGCTCGATATCTTGAAGAACTGGCAGCAGACTTCAGCACTAAACTTAGCGGCACGACTTACTCCACCTGGGATTCAGAAGTAGATACTTTCCTCCGAGCCAAAAACCTCAAGAACTATATTCCTTTTCGCAACTACGGCGAACATGGGGGCAGACCGAACCCAGAACATCGCCAAAATGGTTTTAGCGGTATCCATCAAGCCGATGTTTTATGTGGTAATTTAGCGTTTCAGCCTCTATATGCCACGGATGAAACAGGCAGTAGGCTCAAAAATTTCTTATCGGCAAGGTTACAAGCTCGATTCAAGGGGTTAGCCCGGTTAGCAACTGGACGTTTTTTGCGGCTACCTGTGGTTCGTAACTCTAGCACCCCAGCGCGGCTGATTAGCTTCGCTATTCGCCGACAGTTGTCATTGAGACTTTAAAGCCTGACCACAACCTAATCCAGGTTTCTTCTAACGGCGCATCATCTCCACCCTACAGTTGCAGCTTGACCAAACAGATCGAGGGAGTTAGAAAAGTGGCCTGAATCAGTACAATGCCTCTGAAGAACAGATATAGATTCTGAATGATCTGTAGCTAGCTGTAATAAACCTTCTTGGATTGCTCAAAATAAGCCTTTGGATGCAGTGATACCAATGACACGAGGGAGTTTGTGAAGAAATCAGCGCTGATCCCACTATCTTCTCTAGCCTGGACCGCTATGGCTTGGGGCATTGCCCAGCCGGTTCTGGCTCAGGCCAACTCTATTCCACCGCCCGCACCAACTCTCGCTGCTCCCCGCACTGGTGGTCCTTTTCAATTGGATATTGGGGTTCGACAAGATCGTTACCGCCTCGGACCTGGGGATGGCGTAAATGTCTCCGTTCCCCGGTTTCCCGATCTCAACTTCAGTTCCTCAGTTGATCCGGATGGCAACGTCACCGCCCCCCTAGTCGGGCCAGTAACCATCAGCGGCCTCACGCTCCAAGAAGCGGCCCAGCGGCTAGAGACAGCGCTGAACCGTTACGTCATTGATCCTGAAGTCACCGTTTCACTCACGACCCAACGACCTGTAGGTGTCAATATTGTTGGCGAAGTGAAAAAACCAGGACTCTATCAAGCCCAAGTCGGCAATGATACCGTCAACCGGGGACCTGCGCTCCTAATTACCCAGGCTGGCGGCGCAACCACTTACGCAGATCTGCGTGATGTGCGCATCCGGCGAACCCTCGCCAATGGTGAAGTGATCGAGCGTCAGGTCGACCTATTCACTCCCCTTACCACTGGATCACCACTACCGAATGTGCGCTTAGAAGACGGTGACACCATTCTTGTGTCTCGACTGTCTGCCGATGATCGGACTTACAATCAGCAGTTGGTAGCGCGCTCTAACCTTGCAACCCCCACAATCAGCATTCGCGTCCTGAACTATGCTGGCGGACGTGGCGGGTCTGGCAGACGTAGCATTGGGGGCGATGGGGGAGGCAACTTGACGAGTGTGCAATTGCCGAACGGCAGTACCTTTGCTGATGCAATTGCCCAAATTAATCCCAGTCTAGATAATGCTCGATTGAGCCGTGTGGGACTGATTCGTTTTGACCCACAACAGGGCAAGCCAATTGCAACCGTCCTTGACGCTCGGGAAGTATTGAAGGGCGATCCAGGGATTAATGTGCCGCTTCAGGATAGCGATGTCGTTGTGATTAATCGTAACCTCCTGGCTCGCATTACTTATGTTCTCAACACGATTACGCGGCCGTTTCGGGATGTGTTGGACTTCACAAGCTTCATTGACGATGCAGCTGACGTGGTAGGCGGCGGTAATGGCGATGATGATTAAGTAGGCGGTGATGCTTAAACAGTGGCTAGTGAACGTATTCATTGATGGGTGAGTGACAGGACCCAGAGGTAACCAGAAAATTCAATACCGGATTCGAAATGGTTACGAGTTGTTACTGGGCCAACGCTCAAAACTTGGTTAGTCAGACCTGAAGTTCTACCCTGAAGTCTTACAAACTGGGTCCTACTGCTGTCCATTGAAGCCATGCAACGTACCACAAACAGTTTTGTCTAGCCGCATTCATAGCAACGGAGATTTAAGGGAACCCCTAGTGACTCTCACCTTAAGTCTGTCCTCGCCACTACCGCTGCCTAGGGACTACCATGCAGGTAATTGAGTCCTAGTCACAGGCAGCTGACCGCCCTCTCCTCTTCCTGTCCTCTAGCGAAAAATATCAAGGAACTTTCGGGTATGGCCTCTCCGCTCACACGCTACCTCCGCGCTTTTAACCGGCATAAGTGGGTTGGCTTAACAAGCTTTGCTGTGGTGGTGGGGATTACGGTATTCAATGCGGCAACCAATAAAGCACAGCCGCAGTACCTCGTGTCCGGCACCCTGTCCTATTCAGGACCACCAGTTGAGTTTGCTGAAACCACAGCTCAAACTCAAGATCTCAACCTCAATGCACTGCGCTCAGATGAGGTGGTTGAGAGTGTGCTCAATCGGGTTGCACAAAAATTTCCACAGGTACCACCCGCCTCAGAAGTGCGTTCTAAATTCAGCGCTGAGCAGGACGAGGATTCTGGGCTGATCACCGTGTCCTACACGGATACGAACCCCGACCTGGCAGTTGCCATGACTGATTCGTTCATGCAGGCCTTCATTGAGAAGAGCAAGGCAATCAGCACTGAGCGCGTCAGCAACATTATTGAGTTCATTGAACGCCGTCTACCCACGGTTGAGCAGGAATTGCGTGCGGCTGAGCAGCAGTTGGAAAACTACGACAAACGTGAAGGTCCAGCCTTGCTCCAGGCTCAAACCAACTCAGTGATCAACGGCATCAATGCCGCAGAAGACCAGCAACGCCAACTGCGTTTGGCCCTGCGTACCTCTCAAGCGCAGATTTCCAGCCTACAGCAGCGCTTGGGTCTTAGCCCTGATGAGGCTTATGCGGCTTCTGCCTTAAGCGCAGACCCCGTTATTGCCAACATGCGGACGCAGCTCTACAACCTAGAGACGCAAATTACTACTGCGGAGAAAGACCTACGACCTGAGCACCCAACCCTGGTCTCCCTGCGCAAGCAGAGGCTAGTCGCCGAGCAATTGCTCCAGAGGCGCTCCATGGAAGTGGTTGGTGGCGCGAATTTGGCTGCTCCGCTACCTGTGGGACGCATCCGCTCGTCCTCTAGCCTGGATCCTGCGCGTCAGCAGTTAGCGAATCAACTGGTTACGGCTCAGGATCAGCAAAAAGTTATTCAGCAGCAGTTGCTCACCTCTGCCCAGTCAGAGCAGGAAATGCGCAACGCCTTCGTCTCCATTCCGAACAAGCAACTGGAGCGTAGCCGTCTAGAGCAGATTGTGTCGCTGAAGCGTGCCGTCTACGACCGCATGCAAGCGAAGCTTCTTGATGCTCGCTTGGCTGAAAGCGAGGCCACTAGCAGTCTCAAGCCTGTTTCTTGGGGCCAAAAGCCCGCTCCCGAACCACCGCCGAACCAACTTGCGGTTATTGCTCTGGGTGTTGTTGCAGGTCTGCTGCTGGGCACAGGTGCGGTTCTACTGCTGGATTCCATGGACGGAACTCTGCACAGCCTGGAGGATCTACGCGAACTCCTGCGCCGTCGGGATGTACCGGTCTTGGGAATTCTGCCGGTAGTAGAAGGGGGTGCTGAGACTTCCTTCGTCAGCCAATTTCCAGTTCTGCTCGATTCTGCCTCGCCCTTTGGCGAACCCTACGAGCGTCTGCGTAGTAACCTGCGCTTTGTGGGTGGGCGTACATTGAAAACCGTGACGATTACCAGTGCGCTTAAGGGCGAGGGCAAGACGCTCACTGCCTTCAACTTAGCGATTGCCTCCGCACGCGCAGGTAAGCGTACGCTGCTGATCGAAGCCGATCTGCACAGTCGCTCGCTGGCTCCTCTGCTTCAGGTCACGCCTGATGTCACAGCTGTTGGAGACCCCATTCGCTATTACAGCCGTCCTACCGATTGCATTCGCTTGGTCCCTGAAGTCGAGAACCTCTACATTCTGCCTAGCCCAGGCCCACAGCAGCGTGCTGCCGCGATTTTGGAATCGAGCGAACTGCGGCGACTGCTAGAGGAAGTTCGAGGCCGCTTTGACTTCGTGGTGCTGGATACACCCCCCCTGCGCAGCTATAACGATGCGAAGCTAGTAGTTCCGCAAACCGACGGCATGATCCTGATAACAAGGCCAGGCTATACCGAAGACGAACCTCTATCTGAGGCAGTCAATGACCTGCTTGAGTCTGATGTTCAACTGCTGGGCGCGGTAATCAACGGGGCAGATGCTCCTAACCTGCTCCTAGACCAGAGCAGCGAACTAGAAGAAGCGGAATACGCGTCCTCAAGCCGGTCGACCTTGTAGTAGGCGAGGGGAAAATACGCAGGGAGTTCTCCTTAGGCTAGAGGAGACTCCCGGATAAGCACATAGGGAGCCAGGATGAGAGCCTGAAAGCGTTGATGACGATCCTGGCTCCAGGCACGTATTTGATCGGCGGAGGGTTTGTGAATCAGAGCTTCACTGATCCAACGCTGCACCAATTCCACCTGATTACAAGACATGGCAAAGCCGACCTCCGCTAAGTCAAGGCCAGGCGTCACCACGATCAACGCGTCCCGCGCGACATGGGGTAACAGCCACTCCCACTTAGCTTCATCGATCTGCTCGGTGAGTTGCGCTTTCAGGTCATTCATTAGGTGGATAGTGGTTGCAGAAGCGTCAAGGCATTCTAGCAATCTCCAGTTCTTGCCGATCAGCGTCCTAGGGCGTGCAGCGCATTGATCGTCTCCGCACAGGTTTGCGTGAGGGCCTCCAGCTCCTGACGGTTGGTTGAACGAGGGGGTGGCAGAGGCGGCGCGATCCGGACAGTTACTGGCTTAAGCAGGTTAGGCACTTTGCTGCCCTTGCCGAAAATGGCATTGGTTCCCCACAGACTCACGGGTAGGAGAGAGGCTCCACTCTTGGCAGCTAGTAGCGCGGCCCCTAACTGAGGTTCAGTGATGCGACCGTCTGGGGTGCGCGTGCCCTGCAAGAACACACCTGTAGCCCAGCCCTGCTCCAGTGAGGCCAATGCTGCCCGAATTGCGTTGCGGTCAGAGGCACCTCGTTTCACCGGGTAAGCACCATAGAGACGAATCGCAGGCCCCAGGACCGGCACCTCAAAAAGCTCTTCCTTCGCCATAAAGGCCACCGGACGGCGCACGCAGCAAGAAACCAGTGGCGGGTCAAGATGGCTGGCATGGTTGCTAACCACGATCAGAGGACCCACTCGCGGCACTTGTTCTGCACCAAAAACCCGTCCTCGAAAGGCCAAGTGTAGAGCCGGACTCACTACCGACCATTTGAACAGGTGGTAGAGAAGCAAGTTAACTTTCGGTTCCCGACTTTGCCCCATGTGGAGTGACCTTGTGTGTGCTGGCTGTTCCACTTCTACTATGAAGTGGTGGTCCCCTCGTCTTGGAATGGCTTGGCAACTGAAGTGGCTCGAACCCTAAACCTTGTGAGAGTGCTGCGAACGGTAGTGCTGATGATGAGTCTGATTGCGCTGTTAGGGGCCTGTAGCCTGCCCCAAGTCAGCGCTGAGTCACGGATTTTTGGCTCTCTGACTTTGGAGCCACTGGGCGAATATGTGATTCCAGCCGACGCAGCCTTCCAGCAGACCAGCGTTACCGGCTTGAAGGGCTTGGCCTACAATCGCGCCCAAGACCGCTTCTATGCAGTTGCCACTGGCCAAGGGGTATCAAATCCACCTCGGGTTTATCGCTTGGCGCTAGATCTCGCTCCTGAAGGCATCGGTGGCTTGACTGTAGAAGACGTCACCCTACTAGAAGGGCCAACCGGAGAACTCTACACCCCTGAGGCTCTAGAACCAGGTGGCCTAGCCCTGACGCCGCAACAGAAGCTAGTGGTATCAGGACGAGGAGAGCTTCCCAGCGTACAAGTTTTTGAGCAGAGCGGTCGTTTCCAGGAGGGCTTACCTTTGCCCGAGCGCTATCGCCGAGATGGAGAGAAAGGCGTTCAAGCCAGTCAAGGCTTGGCAACACTGACCATCAGCTCGGACGGTGAGCGCCTGTTTACGGCGACCGCAGCACCCTTGTTGCAGGATGGTGATGTAGGCAACCGTCTGCTGCACTATCTGATCGGAGATGTTAAACCACTCCTGATCTCTGAGCACGTTTATCCTCTAGAGGGGATTCAGGCAGGAGCTGAATTAGCAGAGTTGTTGTGTCTGGACACCCCCGGCACTTTCTTAGCCCTCGAACGGGACGGGCAGGGTGGCTCTCGCCTTTACCAAATCTCTAGCGCAGGTGCTACTGATACCTCTAACCTGGTAGGTTTGCAAAACGTGACCGAGATTGCGCCTCTTAAAAAGCGTCTGCTCGCCCAGTTAGACACAGACCTCAGCACGATGTCTCTGGGTCCGAGCTTGCCAGGTGGCGGCAGGGCCTTGGTACTCCTGTCCAGTGAAATTGATCAGCCTGGACAGTTATCGCTGTTTCGCCTGACGGCCTCAAGAGCTTGAACTCAAGAATCTAAAGCTCAGGTGAAGCTCAAGGGCCTGAAAAAACAGCATCCTCAATGTCTTGGCGGCTGAGCGAGTATTTAAAGCTGCGACGGATATCACGGCCTTCACCGGTGTTGAAGTAGACTACGCTGAGTTCCTCGACGTCCAAACACAGCTCGGCGCTCCAGTTTGGGTGCTCTAGATGCCAGCAATGGCGGTCATCGTCGTCTTGTCGGCAGCCGTGCTCACTAAGCCACTGTTCGATAGTCGGTAGAGGATGGTTATAGAGTGGCGTTTCAGGGGATGGCAGGGACATGGGTCGAATCAGGAAGGTCAGGTGAGCTCAAGCCAGGAGCTTGGAAACCGAAGGGCAAATCGGGTTGTTCACTGTCTAGTCTGACATTATTCTCAACATTCTCCTGCTCCACCCACTCCTGAACTGGTTGAGGAGCGGCCAGAGTACTCAGGGGTTGCAGCGCTTTCTCACCACGCACAAGGCCAATCACAATCACTAGGGCTAGACAGGCAACAAAAGTCAGGGCCAGGACAAACAGGGCAAAGATTTCGCCAGCTGATAGTGGTCGATCGGTTGGATCAAGATAAGCAGAAGAGGAGATCGGCTTGGGAGGCTGGGCCACATACAGACGCGAGAAACCGATCTTGCGGTCATAGAGGGTGCGGCGCTCAATGTTGCTGAGGGTGGCATAGGCTTCGTTGAGCTGCCTGAACTTTTCAATTGCCTGCTCAGCTGGCAGTTGTGTGGTGTCGGGGTGATAGAGCTTACTCAGTTCGCGGTAGCGGTTCCGGATCTCCCGTTCGCTAGCCCAAGGACTCAGGCCTAGGAGGGCATAGTGGCTATCTGGAATTTGAGGGCCTGGAGAAGCAGGTGAGCCTTGGCGCGAAGTCACTCTGGTTACAGGTGTAGAGAGCAGCAAGTCGTTTCTGCCAAGATACTCCCTAACCTATAGCCAGGGCAGCTTCAATGGCCAAATTTGCGACTATGCTCGCAGGTGGTAATCGGACAAGTGGTGTAAGCAGTCCCTATGAAGCCAGTGATCTCAACCCAACCAATATTGCAGTTGGCTTCGGGAGATATCCTGTCGCTTCAGGTTTACCGATTTGTCGGAGTCAGCCCTGGCAAAAAAGTTTACCTCCAGGCCAATTTACATGGGTCTGAAATCAGTGGCAATGCAGTCCTCTATCAACTGATTCAACAGTTGCAAAACACCCAGCCTAACCAGCTAGCAGGTGAAATTTGGCTAGTGCCCGTGTGCAACCCCTTAGCGGTGAATCAACGAGCCCATCACTTTGCCTCGGGCCGCTATAACCCCTACGACGGCAAGGATTGGAATCGCATTTTTTGGGAGCGCTATACCGAGCATTTCGATCTGAAGGCGTTTGCCCACACTCAAATTGGCTTGCCACTGGAGACAATTCAGCATAATTATCAGCAGCAATTGCAGCAGGTGTTTCAAGCGCACGCACAGACGGCTCTAACGGGTTCGGTTTCTCAACGCTTTGCTTATCGTCTGCAATCGCTCTGCTTAGATGCTGACTATTTGATCGACTTACACAGCAGCAGTAATCAAGGTTTGGACTATCTGTATTGCTTTCGGGGTCGACAAGCGAGTGCAAATTATTTTCTACTCGATCAAGGCATTAGCTTTGATCAATATGACGGCGGCGCTTTTGACGAGGCCTTTATGAAACCTTGGCTGGCGCTGGAAGATCAACTCTCAGAACTGAGCCGAGCCACTGTGCAGTTAGAGGTGGAGGCGTGGACATTGGAACTGGGCGCCGCTATGCAGATGAAACCAACCTCAGTGGCTAAAGGAGTCCGGGGCATTCTGAATTATTTGGCGCGCAAGGGCGTCTTAAACCAGCCCGGCTTTCCCTGTGCCGAGGGGAATTATCAGGGGATCAAACTTACGCCACTGAGCCAGATCCAGCTTTACCACGCGCCTGCCGGTGGCGTAGTTTCAGCTCGCTGTGAACTCGGCGCTTCTGTTGAGGCTGGCGATGTCCTGTATCAACTGCTCAGCTTTAACAAAGCAGGAGAGTTACCAACCACGGTTGAAGTAGGAGCTCAAGGGGCCGGGCTCGTGTTTGATCTGTCAATTAATCACACCGTCAACGAGGGAGAACTGGTTTTGAAGTTGCTGCCCAACTAGACCCAACTAGTTGCAAGCAAAGCAGGTAGCTACCTAACTCGCATTCAACCTAGTTCCACCTAAACTCCCCGGGTAGGATTCGAACCTACGACCAATCGATTAACAGTCGACCGCTCTACCACTGAGCTACCGAGGATTGACTGATTTCTCAGCTTTATCAGGATACCACTCGGTTCCCCCTTTCAGTCAAGTCCGTCCAATTTTTTGCTGAGGCGATCTTTTAGAGGCCAAGCTGAGGCAGGGGACCCTGAGCCAGCACCATCCCAACCGCAGACGGAGCTCTAACTTGGGCGTAGACAGCTAGCAGTCATGAGCTTTGCACCCTGTACCCCATGCGCTTGCCGCCCAGTCATTTTCTGCCCTAAGGAAGATGAAGCAGCGGAGCACAGTGTCTAATGTGACATTTGAAGTTATGTGAATCTATTATCTAGAATTATGACCAAAGTCAGCTGAGTGCTTTCAGCGACTGAGCCTTGAAAACAGATCGCAGCAACTATCAGTGATGTGAAACACGACTTGAAACTGCATAGCCACTAGCCTCAAACCATATGGTACGAGCGGTGAGTGTTTGCAATCGAAATCGTGGCTAGGTGATTGGATCGATGTTGCGGAATCTTGGGTGCTCTAAAGAATCTTGACTAGCCCAGCCATCCTGTTTTCATGAAAATTTCCAGGGGCCACCAATGACGAATAAAGTTACTGCAATTGTAGGCAGGCACTGGAAGACTCTCCTTGGTTTGAACCTCATTATTCTCGCAGCGACGGTTGGCAGTATTGCCTTTGCTAAGCGAGCTTGGACCGCTAAAGCGCAACTCATTTTACCC from Leptolyngbya sp. FACHB-261 includes these protein-coding regions:
- a CDS encoding DUF2288 domain-containing protein, yielding MNDLKAQLTEQIDEAKWEWLLPHVARDALIVVTPGLDLAEVGFAMSCNQVELVQRWISEALIHKPSADQIRAWSQDRHQRFQALILAPYVLIRESPLA
- the crtB gene encoding cyanoexosortase B, with the translated sequence MIREEPLTATNNKVTYREALPFWGVLCGLLTILYGPLLAHWYDGWLNKSISIEHEYFSHGLIGLPFAAYIVWEQRDHWAALPENRRFDPAQLFGLGLLGLGAILYLGRIPESVDLSLPVILAGLCLALKGWPGLKLQAFPLLLVFLSTPTPVPYLIEPYILPLQSFIASCAGYILRHTGLDITVSGIYLLVGNRTVEVAPHCAGLKMLFTSVYVSLMLLYWTGAWRNRSRWFLYSLSAAAISVIANILRNTALTFFHGTGQEAAFHWLHDGWGGDLYSAAMLGLLVVIVHGYEQWFPWQNASPNPQS
- a CDS encoding J domain-containing protein, which codes for MTSRQGSPASPGPQIPDSHYALLGLSPWASEREIRNRYRELSKLYHPDTTQLPAEQAIEKFRQLNEAYATLSNIERRTLYDRKIGFSRLYVAQPPKPISSSAYLDPTDRPLSAGEIFALFVLALTFVACLALVIVIGLVRGEKALQPLSTLAAPQPVQEWVEQENVENNVRLDSEQPDLPFGFQAPGLSSPDLPDSTHVPAIP
- a CDS encoding LPS biosynthesis glycosyltransferase, with amino-acid sequence MSLKSVDMSKTKSIPQANRLVEHVGKAFIIAYKESTQLLENALRQEGFDCEVLRQEDKPEFQQFSRSYLCLMNHCRAWERATQAEQKLTLIVEADFVPVVGLGHLPVPFHPQQSNAGIAWLYTCAPQVYSVSKEGYAEGYSTSMVAYLVTPQSARYLEELAADFSTKLSGTTYSTWDSEVDTFLRAKNLKNYIPFRNYGEHGGRPNPEHRQNGFSGIHQADVLCGNLAFQPLYATDETGSRLKNFLSARLQARFKGLARLATGRFLRLPVVRNSSTPARLISFAIRRQLSLRL
- a CDS encoding esterase-like activity of phytase family protein; protein product: MCWLFHFYYEVVVPSSWNGLATEVARTLNLVRVLRTVVLMMSLIALLGACSLPQVSAESRIFGSLTLEPLGEYVIPADAAFQQTSVTGLKGLAYNRAQDRFYAVATGQGVSNPPRVYRLALDLAPEGIGGLTVEDVTLLEGPTGELYTPEALEPGGLALTPQQKLVVSGRGELPSVQVFEQSGRFQEGLPLPERYRRDGEKGVQASQGLATLTISSDGERLFTATAAPLLQDGDVGNRLLHYLIGDVKPLLISEHVYPLEGIQAGAELAELLCLDTPGTFLALERDGQGGSRLYQISSAGATDTSNLVGLQNVTEIAPLKKRLLAQLDTDLSTMSLGPSLPGGGRALVLLSSEIDQPGQLSLFRLTASRA
- a CDS encoding polysaccharide biosynthesis/export family protein, with protein sequence MKKSALIPLSSLAWTAMAWGIAQPVLAQANSIPPPAPTLAAPRTGGPFQLDIGVRQDRYRLGPGDGVNVSVPRFPDLNFSSSVDPDGNVTAPLVGPVTISGLTLQEAAQRLETALNRYVIDPEVTVSLTTQRPVGVNIVGEVKKPGLYQAQVGNDTVNRGPALLITQAGGATTYADLRDVRIRRTLANGEVIERQVDLFTPLTTGSPLPNVRLEDGDTILVSRLSADDRTYNQQLVARSNLATPTISIRVLNYAGGRGGSGRRSIGGDGGGNLTSVQLPNGSTFADAIAQINPSLDNARLSRVGLIRFDPQQGKPIATVLDAREVLKGDPGINVPLQDSDVVVINRNLLARITYVLNTITRPFRDVLDFTSFIDDAADVVGGGNGDDD
- a CDS encoding 1-acyl-sn-glycerol-3-phosphate acyltransferase; the encoded protein is MGQSREPKVNLLLYHLFKWSVVSPALHLAFRGRVFGAEQVPRVGPLIVVSNHASHLDPPLVSCCVRRPVAFMAKEELFEVPVLGPAIRLYGAYPVKRGASDRNAIRAALASLEQGWATGVFLQGTRTPDGRITEPQLGAALLAAKSGASLLPVSLWGTNAIFGKGSKVPNLLKPVTVRIAPPLPPPRSTNRQELEALTQTCAETINALHALGR
- a CDS encoding DUF3143 domain-containing protein; its protein translation is MSLPSPETPLYNHPLPTIEQWLSEHGCRQDDDDRHCWHLEHPNWSAELCLDVEELSVVYFNTGEGRDIRRSFKYSLSRQDIEDAVFSGP
- a CDS encoding cyanoexosortase B system-associated protein yields the protein MVSLAKRFAQPSKLVVLALLLVICLVGALPEYRTGHWGWQTTPTTPVLKRLQHFSKQGLTIPGWQSSPPSPAEIGGQKWLVQKLSSLSSGQEALLLLLPQRALEDKPRVEWMDLEGVQSWTTDSLSERPLSAGSRVQARYLRGWNSQATNAVLEWYAWPDGGAPQLSSWFWADLRARLARQRQPWVAIAIVVPIEPLAAIEPLWPELSQLGDTVQKAFEREYFQAAA
- a CDS encoding succinylglutamate desuccinylase/aspartoacylase family protein, yielding MKPVISTQPILQLASGDILSLQVYRFVGVSPGKKVYLQANLHGSEISGNAVLYQLIQQLQNTQPNQLAGEIWLVPVCNPLAVNQRAHHFASGRYNPYDGKDWNRIFWERYTEHFDLKAFAHTQIGLPLETIQHNYQQQLQQVFQAHAQTALTGSVSQRFAYRLQSLCLDADYLIDLHSSSNQGLDYLYCFRGRQASANYFLLDQGISFDQYDGGAFDEAFMKPWLALEDQLSELSRATVQLEVEAWTLELGAAMQMKPTSVAKGVRGILNYLARKGVLNQPGFPCAEGNYQGIKLTPLSQIQLYHAPAGGVVSARCELGASVEAGDVLYQLLSFNKAGELPTTVEVGAQGAGLVFDLSINHTVNEGELVLKLLPN
- a CDS encoding polysaccharide biosynthesis tyrosine autokinase gives rise to the protein MASPLTRYLRAFNRHKWVGLTSFAVVVGITVFNAATNKAQPQYLVSGTLSYSGPPVEFAETTAQTQDLNLNALRSDEVVESVLNRVAQKFPQVPPASEVRSKFSAEQDEDSGLITVSYTDTNPDLAVAMTDSFMQAFIEKSKAISTERVSNIIEFIERRLPTVEQELRAAEQQLENYDKREGPALLQAQTNSVINGINAAEDQQRQLRLALRTSQAQISSLQQRLGLSPDEAYAASALSADPVIANMRTQLYNLETQITTAEKDLRPEHPTLVSLRKQRLVAEQLLQRRSMEVVGGANLAAPLPVGRIRSSSSLDPARQQLANQLVTAQDQQKVIQQQLLTSAQSEQEMRNAFVSIPNKQLERSRLEQIVSLKRAVYDRMQAKLLDARLAESEATSSLKPVSWGQKPAPEPPPNQLAVIALGVVAGLLLGTGAVLLLDSMDGTLHSLEDLRELLRRRDVPVLGILPVVEGGAETSFVSQFPVLLDSASPFGEPYERLRSNLRFVGGRTLKTVTITSALKGEGKTLTAFNLAIASARAGKRTLLIEADLHSRSLAPLLQVTPDVTAVGDPIRYYSRPTDCIRLVPEVENLYILPSPGPQQRAAAILESSELRRLLEEVRGRFDFVVLDTPPLRSYNDAKLVVPQTDGMILITRPGYTEDEPLSEAVNDLLESDVQLLGAVINGADAPNLLLDQSSELEEAEYASSSRSTL